One genomic region from Yersinia canariae encodes:
- the cyaY gene encoding iron donor protein CyaY yields the protein MNDSEFHQLADQLMLYIEETLDGFSGDSDIDYETNGGVMTLAFENGSKIVINRQEPLHQVWLATKTGGYHFDYREGHWYCSRSGEEFFTKLSEAATAQAGEDVSFI from the coding sequence ATGAACGACAGCGAGTTTCATCAGTTAGCCGATCAATTGATGCTTTACATTGAAGAGACACTGGATGGTTTTAGCGGCGATAGTGATATCGATTATGAAACCAATGGCGGGGTGATGACCCTGGCTTTCGAAAATGGCAGCAAGATTGTTATCAACCGCCAAGAGCCACTGCATCAGGTATGGCTGGCAACCAAAACGGGCGGATACCATTTTGATTATCGCGAAGGGCATTGGTATTGCTCTCGCAGCGGCGAAGAATTCTTTACCAAGTTATCCGAAGCCGCGACCGCCCAAGCCGGGGAAGATGTTAGTTTTATCTAG
- the lptM gene encoding LPS translocon maturation chaperone LptM: MKKKLYWPLTAIMVFSLAGCGLKGPLFFPPAEKPNVETTKQDSGQVNKNQQGVPGETKPTQTIAGPQ, encoded by the coding sequence ATGAAAAAAAAATTATATTGGCCACTTACTGCGATAATGGTGTTTTCACTTGCCGGATGTGGCTTGAAAGGCCCGTTATTTTTCCCTCCGGCAGAGAAACCCAATGTTGAAACGACAAAACAAGACAGCGGTCAGGTCAATAAAAATCAGCAGGGTGTGCCGGGTGAGACGAAACCGACCCAAACTATCGCTGGGCCACAATAA